From a region of the Babylonia areolata isolate BAREFJ2019XMU chromosome 21, ASM4173473v1, whole genome shotgun sequence genome:
- the LOC143296148 gene encoding protein Churchill-like: MCNECVKEEFPERDTMCLETGSYMLNYAGCAQCGGRELEVKNRIVTDDVDEFITYQHVCSQCQHVVANHEYTFKVSDEYQEYEMSCLLCGNGEDTRSIMPYDPRGPQS, from the exons ATGTGTAACGAATGCGTGAAGGAAGAGTTTCCCGAAAGA GACACCATGTGCCTCGAGACAGGGTCCTACATGCTGAACTATGCCGGCTGTGCGCAGTGCGGTGGCAGAGAGCTGGAAGTCAAGAACCGCATCGTCACAGATGATGTGGATGAATTCATCACATATCAAC ATGTCTGTTCCCAGTGCCAGCATGTTGTTGCCAACCATGAGTACACCTTCAAGGTATCAGATGAGTATCAG GAATACGAgatgtcctgtctgttgtgtggaAATGGAGAGGACACCAGAAGTATAATGCCATACGATCCACGTGGACCACAGTCATAG